One Paenarthrobacter aurescens TC1 DNA window includes the following coding sequences:
- a CDS encoding extracellular solute-binding domain protein (identified by match to protein family HMM PF01547), with the protein MKGHSMIHKREFRRRDFLGLASVVTIGLMMTSCDSDTAEKVDTTKSRNGAMDSFKVGDTFKATVPLTFTFLFSDQPTYPYKKDWLLFTKMASDNNVILEPTIVPNSDYEQKRSLLISSGSAPEIIAKTYPGQEAAFVSAGAVLPVSDYVDLMPHFQEKVKKWKLEPEIEALTQEDGKYYVLPGLHEELWPDYSLCLRKDILKKEGLAEPTTWDEFREVLRSLKKSYPDVVPFSDRFKGDCVLNVAAPSFGTVAGWGLVDGLQFDADKKEFGFAAGSGEFKEVVTYFNSLVSEGLMDPESFTQTDDAAIQKFVSGKSFVISANSQNVITYRTSMEQTLGKGNFEIGKITVPGGPAGDIIGGTRLENGIMLNSSVKDKDSFVALIQYIDWLFYSDAGQEFSKWGVEGTTFTKSGGKRQLAADINFQGLNPAGTKDLRVDYGFSGGNFAYGGATELLHSTFNDEELAFQKAMKSKKPRPVAPPVPFNDVDREQATLALTPLKDHVKQNTLKFITGQRGLSEFDAYVKELDSKGQTKYVELANKAYKAYADKK; encoded by the coding sequence ATGAAAGGGCATTCAATGATCCACAAGCGAGAGTTCCGTAGGCGCGACTTCCTTGGACTCGCATCCGTGGTCACCATCGGTCTGATGATGACAAGTTGCGACTCCGACACCGCCGAGAAAGTAGACACCACCAAATCCCGCAACGGTGCGATGGACAGCTTCAAGGTAGGAGACACCTTCAAGGCGACGGTGCCTTTGACGTTCACCTTCCTGTTCTCGGACCAGCCAACCTACCCGTACAAAAAGGACTGGCTTCTGTTCACCAAGATGGCCAGCGACAACAACGTCATACTGGAACCCACCATCGTTCCCAACAGCGACTATGAGCAGAAGCGCAGCCTGCTCATCAGCTCCGGCAGCGCCCCCGAGATCATCGCGAAAACGTACCCCGGGCAGGAAGCGGCGTTCGTTTCCGCCGGGGCGGTTCTCCCCGTCAGCGACTATGTGGACCTCATGCCGCACTTCCAGGAGAAGGTGAAGAAGTGGAAGCTTGAGCCCGAGATTGAAGCGCTCACCCAGGAAGACGGCAAGTACTACGTCCTTCCCGGCCTGCACGAGGAACTGTGGCCCGACTACTCGCTGTGCCTCCGGAAAGACATCCTGAAGAAGGAGGGGCTTGCCGAGCCCACCACCTGGGATGAGTTCCGCGAAGTGTTGCGGTCGCTCAAGAAGTCTTATCCCGACGTCGTGCCCTTCTCGGACCGCTTCAAAGGTGACTGCGTCCTCAACGTTGCCGCCCCGTCCTTTGGAACCGTGGCGGGTTGGGGCTTGGTGGATGGGCTGCAGTTTGATGCAGACAAGAAGGAGTTCGGCTTCGCTGCCGGCTCCGGCGAGTTCAAGGAAGTGGTGACCTACTTCAACTCCTTGGTTTCCGAAGGATTGATGGACCCCGAAAGCTTCACGCAGACCGACGACGCCGCCATTCAAAAGTTCGTCTCCGGCAAATCGTTTGTTATCAGTGCCAACTCGCAGAACGTCATCACTTACCGCACCTCCATGGAACAGACCTTGGGCAAGGGCAACTTCGAGATCGGCAAGATCACGGTTCCCGGAGGCCCGGCAGGGGACATCATCGGCGGGACCCGGCTGGAGAACGGCATCATGTTGAACTCGTCCGTAAAGGACAAGGACAGCTTTGTGGCGCTCATCCAATACATCGACTGGTTGTTCTACAGCGACGCCGGCCAGGAGTTCAGCAAGTGGGGCGTGGAAGGAACCACGTTCACCAAGTCCGGCGGGAAGCGCCAACTCGCCGCCGATATCAACTTCCAGGGACTCAACCCCGCCGGGACCAAGGACCTGCGGGTGGACTACGGCTTCTCTGGTGGGAACTTCGCCTATGGTGGCGCTACGGAACTGCTGCATTCCACGTTCAACGATGAGGAACTCGCGTTCCAGAAGGCCATGAAGTCCAAGAAGCCGCGCCCGGTTGCGCCGCCAGTGCCATTCAACGACGTCGACCGCGAACAAGCCACATTGGCGCTCACCCCGCTCAAGGACCACGTCAAGCAGAACACGCTCAAGTTCATTACCGGGCAGCGCGGCCTCAGCGAGTTCGACGCCTATGTGAAGGAACTCGATAGCAAGGGACAGACAAAGTACGTCGAGCTGGCGAACAAGGCCTACAAGGCTTACGCGGACAAGAAATAG
- a CDS encoding putative integral membrane protein, which produces MAGRKAEYGSGPLFKAAGTVYGVMVGSTLLVLANVLVVPLLLGVGPLALLGFMLLGPSVVASCYAFNRLLAGEDSGVFQDFLKSYRSNFGQAVAVWLPYMLFLGIIAFNLSVLPGSASPGSGEADPVQLAARVGLVGLALMVCTAAMNAMLLLSRFTFRTRDIYRLSVYTLGAQRRVSLGNAGILFVTAFVLVMTTAWLILFVAGLVVYLACLNSRTLLASVEARFTVAAGPSEGG; this is translated from the coding sequence ATGGCAGGCAGGAAGGCAGAATACGGGTCCGGGCCGTTATTCAAAGCGGCGGGCACGGTATACGGCGTTATGGTCGGCAGCACTTTACTGGTGCTGGCGAACGTGCTGGTTGTTCCACTGTTGCTTGGGGTTGGTCCTCTGGCGTTGCTGGGATTTATGCTGCTTGGGCCCTCCGTTGTGGCTTCCTGCTACGCCTTCAACCGGCTCCTGGCAGGCGAGGACAGCGGGGTGTTCCAGGATTTCCTGAAGTCCTATCGGAGCAACTTCGGCCAGGCAGTGGCGGTGTGGCTGCCGTACATGCTTTTCCTCGGCATCATCGCGTTCAACCTGAGCGTCCTGCCAGGATCCGCTTCGCCGGGGTCCGGCGAAGCGGATCCTGTCCAGTTGGCCGCGCGGGTAGGGCTGGTAGGGCTCGCGCTCATGGTTTGCACTGCAGCCATGAACGCGATGCTCCTCCTGTCCCGCTTCACTTTCCGCACCAGGGATATCTACCGCTTGTCCGTCTACACCTTGGGCGCACAGCGGAGGGTGTCGTTGGGGAATGCCGGCATCCTGTTTGTCACCGCTTTTGTCCTGGTCATGACAACCGCCTGGCTGATCCTGTTCGTCGCTGGACTCGTGGTGTACCTGGCGTGCCTTAACTCCCGGACATTGTTGGCGTCTGTTGAGGCCAGGTTCACGGTGGCCGCCGGGCCTTCCGAGGGCGGCTAG